A single Triticum dicoccoides isolate Atlit2015 ecotype Zavitan chromosome 2A, WEW_v2.0, whole genome shotgun sequence DNA region contains:
- the LOC119355837 gene encoding aquaporin PIP2-5-like: MAKDIEAAPPGGEYAAKDYSDPPPAPLFDAEELTKWSLYRAVIAEFVATLLFLYITVATVIGYKHQADPAGPNAADAACSGVGILGIAWAFGGMIFVLVYCTAGVSGGHINPAVTFGLFLARKVSLVRALLYIIAQCLGAICGVGLVKGFQSAFYVRYGGGANELSSGFSKGTGLAAEIIGTFVLVYTVFSATDPKRSARDSHVPVLAPLPIGFAVFMVHLATIPITGTGINPARSLGAAVIYNNEKAWDDHWIFWVGPFIGAAIAALYHQYVLRASATKFGSSASFGSR, from the exons ATGGCCAAGGACATCGAGGCGGCGCCACCCGGTGGGGAGTACGCGGCCAAGGACTACTCcgacccgccgccggcgccgctctTCGACGCCGAGGAGCTGACCAAGTGGTCCCTGTACCGCGCGGTGATCGCCGAGTTCGTGGCCACGCTCCTCTTCCTCTACATCACCGTGGCCACCGTCATCGGGTACAAGCACCAGGCGGACCCCGCCGGCCCCAACGCCGCCGACGCGGCCTGCAGCGGCGTGGGAATCCTCGGCATCGCCTGGGCGTTCGGCGGCATGATCTTCGTGCTCGTCTACTGCACCGCCGGTGTATCGGGTGGCCACATAAACCCGGCGGTGACCTTCGGGCTGTTCCTGGCGCGCAAGGTGTCGCTGGTGCGCGCGCTGCTCTACATCATCGCGCAGTGCCTCGGCGCAATCTGCGGCGTCGGGCTCGTCAAGGGGTTCCAGAGCGCCTTCTACGTgcgctacggcggcggcgccaACGAGCTCAGCTCCGGCTTCTCCAAGGGCACCGGCCTCGCCGCCGAAATCATCGGCACCTTCGTTCTCGTCTACACCGTCTTCTCCGCCACCGACCCCAAGCGCAGCGCCCGTGACTCCCACGTCCCA GTGCTGGCTCCTCTGCCAATCGGCTTCGCGGTGTTCATGGTGCACCTGGCCACTATCCCGATCACCGGCACCGGCATCAACCCGGCAAGGAGCTTGGGGGCTGCTGTGATCTACAACAACGAGAAGGCCTGGGACGACCAC TGGATCTTCTGGGTGGGGCCATTCAtcggcgccgccatcgccgccttATACCACCAGTACGTGCTGAGGGCCAGCGCCACCAAGTTCGGCTCGTCCGCCTCCTTCGGCAGCCGCTAG
- the LOC119355836 gene encoding uncharacterized protein LOC119355836: MHLWPSLRIRDSFKHAYLEKLEFNLAHKKRAQGQGQGRQGQDGDEAPLLEGRSSSMVATAFELACDAAMLLSCCCCCFCCGACGGEEDDPLTAR; this comes from the exons ATGCACCTGTGGCCGTCGCTCCGGATCCGGGACTCGTTCAAGCACGCCTACCTGGAGAAGCTTGAGTTCAACCTCGCCCACAAGAAGCGCGCGCAGGGGCAGGGGCAAGGGCGGCAGGGCCAGGACGGGGACGAGGCGCCTCTGCTCGAGGGCcgctcgtcgtcgatggtggccacCGCGTTCGAGCTCGCCTGCGACGCCGCCATGCTCCTTTCGTGCTGCTGTTGCTGCTTCTGCTGCGGCG CTTGTGGTGGTGAGGAGGACGATCCTCTAACAGCTCGCTGA